Proteins from a single region of Desulfovibrio sp. Huiquan2017:
- the thrC gene encoding threonine synthase → MTADIFPSYRGHMEYFCLGCGKRFPTDELYYTCPDCGGVFLLDNLKFDELKQTSGEGWRTIFDARAASKKTALRGIFRFYELMAPVLEEEDIVYLGEGNTPLVASSPALNAATGLTTAYKNDGQNPSASFKDRGMACGFSYLRSLIRRHGWDQILTVCASTGDTSAAAALYASYAGGAIKSVVILPHGKVTPAQLAQPLGSGAVVLEVPGVFDDCMKVVEHLADNYRVALLNSKNAWRILGQESYAFECAQWYDWDMAGKCIFVPIGNAGNITAIMAGFLKLYDLGIITELPRIFGVQSHHADPVYRYYAVGDPKEREYHPVKVGASVAQAAMIGNPVSFPRVKYFAEKFEAIGGKRAFQVLQVTEQQIMDSMIQANRNGHIACTQGGESFAGAKRALELGLVTKDELCVLDSTAHQLKFVDFQNMYFDNSFPPEFGIEPDMRLANKPELIITPEEKETLSEADFTRRTADNVVAKLGLEKK, encoded by the coding sequence ATGACTGCCGATATTTTTCCCTCTTACCGCGGACACATGGAATACTTCTGCCTGGGCTGCGGCAAGCGATTCCCCACGGATGAACTGTACTACACCTGTCCCGACTGCGGCGGTGTATTCCTGCTCGACAACCTGAAGTTCGACGAGTTGAAACAGACTTCGGGCGAAGGGTGGCGGACCATCTTCGACGCACGCGCGGCCTCCAAGAAGACCGCCCTGCGCGGCATCTTCCGCTTCTACGAGCTCATGGCCCCGGTGCTTGAAGAGGAGGACATCGTCTACCTCGGCGAGGGCAACACCCCGCTGGTGGCTTCGAGCCCGGCGCTCAACGCGGCCACCGGCCTGACCACGGCCTACAAGAACGACGGCCAGAACCCGTCGGCTTCGTTCAAGGACCGGGGCATGGCCTGCGGCTTCTCCTATCTGCGTTCGCTCATCCGCCGCCACGGCTGGGACCAGATCCTGACGGTCTGTGCCTCCACCGGCGACACCTCGGCCGCGGCCGCGCTCTATGCCTCCTATGCGGGCGGTGCCATCAAGTCCGTGGTCATCCTGCCGCACGGCAAAGTCACCCCGGCCCAGCTCGCCCAGCCGCTGGGCTCCGGGGCCGTGGTCCTGGAAGTGCCCGGCGTGTTCGACGACTGCATGAAGGTGGTCGAACACCTGGCCGACAACTACCGGGTGGCCCTGCTCAACTCCAAGAACGCCTGGCGCATCCTGGGCCAGGAGTCCTACGCCTTCGAGTGCGCCCAGTGGTACGACTGGGACATGGCTGGCAAATGCATCTTCGTGCCCATCGGCAATGCGGGCAACATCACCGCCATCATGGCCGGCTTCCTCAAGCTTTACGATCTCGGCATCATCACCGAGCTGCCGCGCATCTTCGGCGTACAGTCCCACCACGCGGACCCGGTCTACCGCTACTACGCGGTGGGCGACCCCAAGGAACGCGAGTACCACCCGGTCAAAGTCGGCGCGTCCGTGGCCCAGGCGGCCATGATCGGCAACCCGGTGTCCTTCCCGCGCGTCAAATACTTCGCCGAAAAATTCGAGGCCATAGGCGGCAAGCGCGCCTTCCAGGTCCTCCAGGTGACCGAGCAGCAGATCATGGACTCCATGATCCAGGCCAACCGCAACGGGCACATAGCCTGCACCCAGGGCGGCGAGTCCTTTGCCGGGGCCAAGCGCGCCCTGGAACTGGGCCTGGTGACCAAAGACGAACTGTGCGTCCTGGATTCCACGGCCCACCAGCTCAAATTCGTTGATTTCCAGAATATGTACTTCGACAACAGTTTCCCGCCCGAGTTCGGCATCGAGCCCGACATGCGGCTGGCCAACAAGCCGGAGCTGATCATCACTCCCGAGGAAAAGGAAACCCTGTCCGAAGCCGACTTCACCCGCCGGACCGCCGACAACGTGGTCGCCAAACTCGGCCTGGAGAAGAAGTAA
- a CDS encoding bile acid:sodium symporter family protein, protein MKIDAVPLLFERNFILIAVVMSAVALVYPPTFTWVKPHIPLGLGVIMFGMGLTLEFGDFVEILRKWPLVGLGMVLQYAIMPVLAVIISRVLGLPPDITIGMIVVGACPGGTASNVIAYLSKANVPLSVTITLASTCIAPVLTPAIIYLLLERQVEIDFWSMVTSVFWIVVFPLIDGLILRRLFRRWLEPFLRWFPSLSIIVIALLIACIIGLNQATLLGLPLLALLAVVLHNSLGLAAGYGLARLVHCNKRDARTLAIEVGMQNSGLGVALAVKHFGVATALPGALFSLWHNISGVTLARRWRRHPE, encoded by the coding sequence ATGAAAATCGACGCTGTTCCCCTTCTTTTCGAGCGAAATTTTATTCTTATCGCCGTGGTCATGTCCGCCGTGGCCCTGGTTTACCCCCCGACGTTCACCTGGGTGAAGCCGCACATCCCCCTGGGGCTGGGCGTCATCATGTTCGGCATGGGACTGACCCTGGAGTTCGGGGATTTCGTCGAGATATTGCGAAAGTGGCCCCTGGTGGGGCTCGGCATGGTCTTGCAGTACGCCATCATGCCGGTTCTGGCCGTGATTATTTCCCGCGTCCTCGGCCTGCCGCCGGACATCACCATCGGCATGATCGTGGTCGGGGCCTGTCCTGGCGGCACGGCCTCCAACGTCATCGCCTATCTGTCCAAGGCCAACGTGCCGCTTTCCGTGACCATAACCCTGGCCTCCACCTGCATTGCGCCGGTTCTCACTCCGGCCATCATCTATCTGCTTCTGGAACGTCAGGTGGAAATCGATTTCTGGTCCATGGTCACCTCCGTGTTCTGGATCGTGGTCTTCCCGCTGATCGACGGCCTGATTTTGCGCCGTCTTTTCCGGCGATGGCTGGAACCGTTTCTGCGTTGGTTCCCTTCCCTGTCCATCATCGTCATAGCTCTGCTCATCGCCTGCATCATCGGCCTGAACCAGGCGACCCTGCTCGGGCTGCCGTTACTGGCCCTGCTGGCCGTGGTCCTGCACAATTCGTTGGGGCTGGCGGCCGGGTACGGCCTGGCCCGCCTCGTGCACTGCAACAAGCGGGACGCGCGGACTTTGGCCATCGAGGTGGGCATGCAGAACTCGGGCCTGGGCGTGGCCCTGGCCGTGAAGCATTTTGGCGTGGCCACGGCATTGCCTGGTGCGCTTTTTAGTCTGTGGCACAATATTTCGGGCGTGACCCTGGCCCGGCGCTGGCGGCGTCATCCGGAGTGA
- a CDS encoding TlyA family RNA methyltransferase: MPKKQRADQLLASQGLAESREKAKRLIMAGKVHYMDHGQKTPVAKPGQQFAGDTEFVVPEDDRFVSRGAYKLLTAIEEFAIDFNGKIVMDAGASTGGFTDCALQHGAMRVYAVDVGYGQLHEKLRQDDRVINLERTNVRHADPDLIPEPVDVIVADVSFISLTKILPACLQFLRPGGELVVLVKPQFEVGPGQTDKGVVRDETLRQSAVDMVLDCCRDELGLMVLGVVPSKILGPKGNQEYMAYLRRPE, translated from the coding sequence ATGCCCAAGAAACAACGCGCGGATCAACTGTTGGCCTCCCAGGGGCTGGCGGAAAGCCGGGAAAAAGCCAAACGGCTGATCATGGCCGGCAAGGTCCACTACATGGATCACGGCCAGAAGACGCCCGTGGCCAAGCCGGGCCAGCAATTCGCCGGGGATACGGAGTTCGTGGTCCCGGAGGACGACCGTTTCGTATCGCGCGGGGCCTACAAGCTGCTCACGGCAATTGAGGAATTCGCCATTGATTTCAATGGAAAGATAGTCATGGACGCGGGCGCGTCCACAGGCGGCTTCACGGACTGCGCGCTCCAGCACGGGGCGATGCGAGTCTACGCCGTGGACGTGGGCTACGGGCAACTGCACGAAAAACTCCGTCAGGACGACCGTGTGATCAACCTGGAACGGACCAACGTGCGCCATGCCGACCCCGACCTGATCCCCGAACCGGTGGATGTCATCGTGGCCGACGTATCCTTCATCTCCCTGACCAAGATATTGCCCGCCTGCCTGCAATTCCTGCGGCCGGGGGGCGAGTTGGTGGTCCTGGTCAAACCCCAATTCGAAGTGGGGCCGGGTCAGACCGACAAGGGCGTGGTCCGGGATGAAACGCTACGGCAGTCGGCCGTGGACATGGTGCTGGATTGCTGCCGGGACGAACTCGGGCTCATGGTGCTCGGCGTGGTTCCGTCCAAGATACTGGGCCCCAAGGGTAATCAGGAATATATGGCCTACCTGCGCAGGCCGGAATAA
- a CDS encoding OmpP1/FadL family transporter encodes MKRASACFVFCFLVCLLATATMAQAGGFALYEWGNRALGMGTAAYATGNDASVVAYNPAQMSKLEGTNIYGGVTAVSPSSEVYVNGDKSNTQNQVFGVPHAFATRQINDDWTLGVGVFTRFGLGTNYNQHWAGKAMIQDALLETFSLNPVASYKVNDSLSVGGGIEIIKGFFTTRKGVPGDGTFKVDVDGTSLAFNLGLLYDFNDMFSLGLAYRSPVHFEGKGSASIRGSDLPINNSGNATMIADFPASYTAGLGFTPTKDLTFEFDVIYTQWEQFDRIEFNFTDFSASNTSEDFNYKSTWRFQLGAEYCLTEAFALRAGYVYDQTPIRHEYSSPMLPANDRQIFTLGAGYKWDAWTVDVSGMYIVAKERTGMAMHDSRGTAYDVDFKNGRTWGLGTSIGYHF; translated from the coding sequence ATGAAACGCGCATCCGCATGTTTTGTGTTCTGTTTTCTGGTTTGCCTGCTTGCCACCGCCACGATGGCCCAGGCTGGCGGTTTCGCATTGTACGAGTGGGGCAACCGCGCTCTGGGCATGGGTACCGCCGCTTACGCCACCGGCAATGACGCCTCGGTCGTCGCCTACAACCCGGCGCAGATGAGCAAGCTTGAGGGTACCAATATCTACGGCGGCGTGACCGCGGTTTCTCCATCTTCGGAAGTGTACGTCAACGGCGACAAGAGCAATACCCAGAATCAGGTCTTCGGCGTGCCCCACGCCTTTGCCACCCGTCAAATCAACGACGACTGGACTCTCGGTGTGGGCGTATTCACCCGGTTCGGCCTGGGTACCAACTACAATCAGCATTGGGCCGGAAAGGCCATGATCCAGGACGCCTTGCTGGAGACCTTTTCCCTGAACCCCGTTGCCTCCTACAAGGTCAACGACTCCCTTTCCGTGGGGGGCGGCATTGAAATCATCAAGGGCTTCTTTACGACCCGCAAGGGAGTTCCGGGCGACGGCACGTTCAAGGTTGACGTGGACGGGACCTCTCTCGCCTTCAACCTCGGCCTGCTCTATGATTTCAACGATATGTTCTCTCTGGGCCTGGCCTATCGCTCTCCCGTGCATTTCGAAGGCAAGGGCTCCGCGTCCATCCGCGGAAGCGACCTCCCCATCAACAACTCGGGCAACGCCACCATGATTGCCGATTTTCCCGCGAGCTACACCGCGGGCCTGGGCTTTACGCCCACGAAAGACCTGACTTTCGAGTTCGACGTGATCTATACCCAATGGGAACAGTTCGACCGCATCGAGTTCAATTTTACTGATTTCTCCGCGTCCAATACCTCCGAGGACTTCAACTATAAGTCCACCTGGCGTTTCCAGTTGGGCGCGGAATACTGTCTCACCGAGGCATTCGCCTTGCGCGCGGGTTATGTCTACGACCAGACGCCCATTCGCCATGAGTACAGTTCCCCCATGCTGCCCGCCAATGATCGCCAGATATTCACTCTGGGCGCCGGATACAAGTGGGACGCCTGGACCGTGGATGTTTCGGGCATGTACATTGTTGCCAAGGAACGTACAGGTATGGCCATGCACGACTCCAGAGGCACTGCCTATGATGTGGACTTCAAGAACGGCCGCACCTGGGGGCTCGGTACCTCCATCGGCTACCATTTCTAG
- a CDS encoding DUF4198 domain-containing protein codes for MKKLIFALAVLCVVLFAGPAQAHFGMLIPDTDELTQAKRTVNLVLSFSHPFEGQGMELEKPAAFFVAIDNDQRVDLLPTLKETKVMGHLAWNTSFTAKAPGLYTFVFDPVPYKEDAENNYIRHITKVVVDAYGEGENWNTPLGLDTEIVPLTRPFGNYAGNVFQGVVMVGGKPAPYTRVEVEFYNKDGKRQAPNERMVTQEVLADGQGVFTFACPWKGWWGFAGLNTAEKPYEGRELEMGAVIWVEMK; via the coding sequence ATGAAGAAATTGATTTTCGCTCTGGCGGTCCTGTGCGTCGTTCTGTTCGCCGGTCCGGCCCAGGCTCACTTCGGCATGTTGATCCCCGACACCGACGAATTGACTCAGGCCAAGCGGACCGTGAACCTGGTCCTGTCCTTTTCCCATCCCTTCGAGGGTCAGGGCATGGAATTGGAGAAACCCGCCGCCTTTTTCGTGGCCATCGACAACGACCAGCGCGTGGATCTGCTGCCCACGCTGAAGGAAACCAAGGTCATGGGTCATCTGGCCTGGAATACCTCCTTCACTGCCAAGGCCCCGGGACTGTACACCTTCGTCTTTGATCCGGTTCCCTACAAGGAAGACGCGGAAAACAACTACATCCGCCACATCACCAAGGTGGTGGTCGACGCCTATGGCGAGGGCGAGAACTGGAATACGCCGCTTGGCCTGGATACCGAAATCGTGCCTCTGACCCGCCCCTTCGGCAACTATGCGGGCAACGTTTTCCAGGGCGTGGTCATGGTTGGCGGCAAGCCCGCCCCCTATACCCGGGTGGAAGTGGAATTCTACAACAAGGATGGCAAGCGCCAGGCCCCCAACGAGCGTATGGTTACTCAGGAAGTGCTCGCCGACGGGCAGGGCGTGTTCACCTTCGCCTGCCCTTGGAAGGGATGGTGGGGCTTTGCCGGTCTGAATACCGCTGAGAAGCCTTATGAAGGCCGCGAACTCGAGATGGGTGCGGTCATCTGGGTGGAAATGAAATAG
- a CDS encoding cobalt transporter, with protein sequence MPDVAGWVRSLDPRLKLAAALLIGPGLWKVDVLAAAGCAVFLLALGRFLAVGQPGGGKMVRSLLSFVFFWVAVKAVLDGVTGMPVEYMASDAAQLAVRLVALLMLGLCLALSTSARALGLAVAWALRPFLGRERAWRIALSLSLMVHFLPVCLSTLSGVRGVVARRCPKAGFFRRMRMIPQAVIRNLGQKTWNQTLAVACRGLDRAEAWEPDFAWAARDWAGTGFVLLATAAMFFL encoded by the coding sequence ATGCCCGACGTGGCGGGTTGGGTCCGTTCCCTGGACCCTCGGCTCAAGCTGGCGGCGGCCCTGCTGATCGGCCCCGGGCTGTGGAAGGTGGACGTCCTGGCGGCCGCCGGGTGCGCCGTGTTTCTGCTGGCGTTGGGTCGCTTTCTGGCCGTGGGCCAACCGGGCGGGGGAAAGATGGTCCGCAGCCTGCTTTCCTTTGTTTTTTTCTGGGTGGCGGTCAAGGCCGTGCTCGACGGCGTCACCGGAATGCCGGTGGAGTACATGGCCTCGGACGCGGCGCAACTGGCCGTTCGGCTGGTGGCCCTGCTTATGCTCGGGCTGTGCCTGGCCCTGTCCACCTCGGCCCGCGCCCTCGGGCTGGCCGTGGCCTGGGCGCTTCGGCCGTTTTTGGGCCGGGAGCGGGCCTGGCGTATCGCTCTGTCCCTGTCGCTGATGGTTCATTTCCTGCCGGTCTGCCTGTCCACCCTGTCCGGGGTGCGCGGGGTGGTTGCCCGGCGCTGTCCCAAGGCCGGGTTCTTCCGGCGCATGCGCATGATTCCCCAGGCGGTCATTCGCAATCTCGGCCAGAAGACCTGGAACCAGACCTTGGCCGTGGCTTGCCGGGGCCTGGACCGGGCCGAGGCTTGGGAGCCGGATTTCGCCTGGGCGGCTCGGGACTGGGCCGGAACCGGTTTCGTGCTCCTGGCCACTGCGGCCATGTTTTTTCTGTAG
- a CDS encoding ABC transporter ATP-binding protein, with translation MIELNTVTFDYSSGDEVLSGVSLKVEKGGLLGLAGANGSGKSTLLALMAGLYAPTKGSLEVAGRVSPGHEGGIRQVCRLVMQDADLQILGATVEEDLLLGRERGEAAVAEARAMADRLNLLKYWDRPVHTLSWGTKRKLCLAAALLDRPCVLLLDEPFSGLDYPGVREMRALIRANREAGLTQVVSSHDLDSFIDLVDGLAVLDDGALALNGPAETVLDRVAEHSVRAPGSWTACRTIVPWDEGAR, from the coding sequence ATGATAGAACTCAATACCGTTACGTTCGATTATTCCTCCGGGGACGAAGTCCTGTCCGGAGTTTCCCTGAAGGTGGAGAAAGGGGGGCTGCTCGGCTTGGCCGGGGCCAACGGCAGCGGCAAGTCCACGCTGCTTGCGCTCATGGCCGGGCTGTACGCCCCGACCAAGGGGAGCCTGGAGGTGGCCGGGCGGGTCAGCCCGGGCCATGAAGGCGGCATCCGCCAGGTTTGTCGGCTGGTCATGCAGGACGCGGACCTGCAAATCCTCGGGGCCACAGTGGAGGAGGATCTGCTCCTGGGCCGCGAACGTGGTGAGGCCGCCGTTGCCGAAGCCCGGGCTATGGCAGACCGGCTCAATTTGTTGAAGTATTGGGACCGTCCGGTACACACGTTGTCTTGGGGCACCAAGCGCAAGCTTTGCCTGGCGGCGGCCTTGTTGGACCGGCCGTGCGTGTTGCTGCTGGACGAACCGTTCAGCGGGCTCGATTATCCCGGTGTGCGCGAGATGCGCGCCCTGATCCGGGCCAACCGCGAGGCCGGGTTGACCCAGGTGGTTTCCAGCCATGACCTGGACAGCTTCATCGACCTGGTGGACGGACTGGCCGTGCTTGACGACGGGGCACTGGCCCTGAACGGCCCGGCCGAGACCGTATTGGACCGCGTGGCCGAGCATTCGGTGCGCGCGCCGGGCTCGTGGACCGCCTGCCGGACCATCGTGCCGTGGGACGAGGGGGCGCGCTGA
- a CDS encoding DMT family transporter: MLQGLVYAVISAACFGSMAILVKFGYMAGMDGAVMMQMRFTVAVVLLLFYLLAKTPRLLRISLRDLGKCAFLGLVVYWLQTTCFVNALETIPASTAALVLYGHPMAVTLLASLFLRMRVDRVVILSLALVMVGCCLVFYDAFLREVNTAGLVYALGAMATFSVYLILVQILLKGLKPLTATFYVMAFTAISFTLSGDIHAWTTLDPQQALISLALGLFPGVIAVTFLFTAIERIGSAYACIFSSVEPIITLLAAAVFLGEPVVWLQIWGAALIILGIVTPNLRLRRTEAG, translated from the coding sequence ATGCTCCAAGGACTTGTCTACGCGGTCATCTCCGCCGCCTGTTTCGGCTCCATGGCCATCCTGGTCAAGTTCGGTTACATGGCGGGTATGGACGGGGCGGTGATGATGCAGATGCGCTTCACCGTGGCCGTGGTCCTGCTGCTCTTCTACCTGTTGGCCAAGACGCCCCGGCTGTTGCGCATCTCCCTGCGCGACCTGGGCAAATGTGCCTTTCTGGGGCTGGTGGTCTATTGGTTGCAGACCACCTGCTTCGTCAACGCCCTGGAAACCATCCCGGCGTCCACGGCGGCCCTGGTCCTGTACGGGCACCCCATGGCCGTGACCCTGCTCGCTTCCCTGTTCCTGCGCATGCGCGTGGACCGGGTGGTCATTCTCTCCCTGGCCCTGGTCATGGTCGGCTGCTGCCTGGTCTTCTACGACGCTTTCCTGCGCGAGGTGAATACCGCGGGGCTGGTCTACGCCCTGGGGGCCATGGCCACCTTCTCGGTCTACCTTATCCTGGTCCAAATCCTGCTCAAGGGATTAAAGCCGCTCACGGCCACCTTCTACGTCATGGCCTTCACGGCGATTTCCTTCACCTTGTCGGGCGACATCCACGCATGGACGACCCTGGACCCGCAACAAGCGCTCATCAGCCTGGCCCTGGGGCTGTTCCCGGGCGTGATCGCCGTGACCTTCCTGTTCACGGCCATTGAGCGGATCGGCAGCGCATACGCCTGCATCTTCTCATCCGTGGAGCCGATCATCACCCTGCTGGCGGCAGCGGTCTTCCTGGGCGAACCCGTGGTCTGGCTCCAGATATGGGGCGCGGCCCTGATCATCCTGGGTATCGTCACGCCCAACCTGCGCCTGAGGCGGACCGAGGCGGGCTGA
- a CDS encoding rhodanese-like domain-containing protein: protein MSTITQMTPDQARKFMEGSKPDSYTLLDVRQEAEYEQDHIPGARLVPLSLLPDHFEELDKRRPLLVYCASGGRSMAAAALLQGQGFEDINNLVGGISAWEGEGAFGPMELGMIAFTGAESPAEVILKAYSMENVLQAFYVQRADMAETMERIELFMELAGFEDKHKDTLYELYTRIAEKVMSRDEFEAVALRNSSDMAEGGVPVSEFMDRFPGAFDSDQGVLELASMVEAQALDYYLRCAMQAQSEDTKNVLQLLAREEKAHLKLLGKHMDKRN from the coding sequence ATGTCCACCATCACACAGATGACGCCGGACCAGGCGCGTAAATTCATGGAAGGCAGCAAACCTGACTCCTATACGCTTCTCGACGTCAGGCAAGAAGCGGAATACGAGCAGGACCATATCCCGGGGGCGCGGCTCGTACCCCTGTCCCTGTTGCCGGATCACTTCGAAGAATTGGACAAGCGGCGTCCGTTGCTCGTCTATTGCGCCTCGGGCGGCCGGTCCATGGCCGCTGCCGCGCTCCTTCAGGGGCAAGGCTTCGAGGACATCAACAATCTGGTGGGCGGCATCTCCGCCTGGGAGGGGGAAGGGGCGTTCGGCCCCATGGAGCTGGGCATGATCGCCTTCACCGGAGCCGAGAGTCCAGCCGAGGTCATTCTCAAGGCATACTCCATGGAGAACGTGCTCCAGGCCTTCTACGTGCAGCGCGCGGATATGGCCGAGACCATGGAGCGCATCGAATTGTTCATGGAGCTGGCCGGGTTCGAGGATAAGCACAAAGACACACTGTACGAGCTGTACACCCGCATCGCCGAGAAGGTTATGAGCCGCGACGAGTTTGAGGCGGTCGCCCTGCGCAACAGTTCTGACATGGCCGAGGGCGGGGTGCCGGTCAGCGAGTTCATGGATCGTTTCCCCGGCGCCTTCGACAGCGACCAGGGGGTGCTGGAGCTGGCTTCCATGGTCGAAGCCCAGGCCCTGGATTACTACCTGCGTTGCGCCATGCAGGCCCAGAGCGAGGACACGAAGAATGTCCTGCAACTCCTGGCCCGCGAGGAAAAGGCCCATCTCAAGCTGCTGGGCAAACACATGGACAAGCGGAATTAG